One genomic window of Camelina sativa cultivar DH55 chromosome 5, Cs, whole genome shotgun sequence includes the following:
- the LOC104785119 gene encoding uncharacterized protein LOC104785119 — protein sequence MASASKKTTACPHHHGGSSSSSSPPPKLLSAAPDSVSGWSDGEDQRASKVVALESMIRPVDSLPDTAKKPANKGISVMPRTETKHPLDPLSAAEISVAVATVRAAGANPEVRDGMRFIEVASVEPEKHVVALADAYFFPPFQPSLLPRTKSGPVIPMKLPPRRARLVVYNQKSNETSVWIVELSEVHAVTRGGHHRGKVVSSEVIPDVQPPMDAAEYAECEAIVKDFPPFIEAMKRRGIEDMDLVMVDPWCVGYHSEADAPSRRLAKPLIYCRTDSDSPMENGYARPVEGIYVLVDMQNMVVIEFEDRKFVPLPPPDPLRNYTPGESRGGVDRSDVKPLQIIQPEGPSFRVRGYFVEWQKWNFRIGFTPREGLVIHSVAYVDGSRGRRPVAHRLSFVEMVVPYGDPNEPHYRKNAFDAGEDGLGKNAHSLKKGCDCLGSIKYFDAHFTNFTGGVETIENCVCLHEEDHGILWKHQDWRTGLAEVRRSRRLTVSFLCTVANYEYGFYWHFYQDGKIEAEVKLTGILSLGALQPGETRKYGTTIAPGLYAPVHQHFFIARMDMSVDCKPGEAFNQVVEVNARVDEPGENNVHNNAFYAEEKLLRSEAEATRDCDPFSARHWIVRNTRTVNRTGQLTGYKLVPGSNCLPLARPEAKFLRRAAFLKHNLWVTRYAPDEKFPGGEFPNQNPRAGEGLATWVKQNRSLEESDVVLWYVFGIIHVPRLEDWPVMPVEHIGFTLMPHGFFNCSPAVDVPPNPCELETKDSEVKEVVAPKALQTGLLSKL from the exons ATGGCCTCAGCTTCGAAAAAGACGACGGCATGTCCTCACCACCACGGtggctcttcctcttcttcttctccgcctcCCAAACTCCTCTCCGCTGCGCCTGATTCCGTTTCTGGATGGTCCGATGGTGAGGATCAGCGCGCCTCTAAGGTTGTTGCTCTGGAGTCCATGATCCGTCCTGTCGATTCGCTTCCTGATACTGCCAAGAAACCTGCTAACAAAG GCATTTCTGTGATGCCAAGAACTGAAACCAAGCACCCATTGGATCCTCTATCTGCTGCTGAAATTTCTGTTGCTGTGGCTACTGTTCGCGCTGCTGGTGCCAACCCTGAG GTTAGGGATGGCATGCGTTTCATTGAGGTGGCTTCAGTGGAACCAGAGAAACATGTTGTGGCGCTTGCGGATGCTTACTTTTTCCCTCCGTTCCAGCCTTCACTACTTCCAAGAACCAAATCTGGACCTGTCATTCCGATGAAGCTCCCTCCTAGGCGAGCGAGACTTGTTGTTTACAACCAAAAGTCCAATGAGACAAGTGTATGGATTGTGGAGTTGTCTGAAGTTCATGCTGTCACTCGGGGTGGCCATCACAGGGGAAAAGTTGTTTcctcagaagttatacctgaTGTTCAGCCACCCATG GATGCGGCTGAATATGCTGAATGTGAAGCGATTGTCAAAGACTTCCCTCCGTTCATagaggcaatgaagaggagaggTATTGAAGACATGGATCTAGTGATGGTTGATCCCTG GTGTGTGGGTTATCATAGCGAGGCTGACGCTCCTAGTCGTAGGCTTGCAAAGCCCCTTATATACTGTAGGACTGATAGTGATTCCCCTATGGAAAATGGCTATGCTCGTCCAGTTGAGGGAATTTATGTACTTGTAGACATGCAAAACATGGTGGTGATTGAGTTTGAAGACCGTAAGTTTGTGCCACTCCCCCCACCTGACCCTTTGAGGAATTATACCCCAGGTGAAAGTAGAGGGGGTGTGGACAGAAGTGATGTGAAGCCTCTCCAGATTATTCAACCTGAAGGTCCAAGTTTTCGTGTTAGGGGTTATTTTGTCGAGTGGCAGAAG TGGAACTTTCGAATTGGGTTCACTCCAAGAGAAGGTTTAGTCATACATTCGGTAGCATATGTTGATGGCAGTCGAGGTCGAAGGCCTGTTGCACACAGGCTAAGCTTTGTGGAGATGGTTGTGCCTTATGGCGATCCCAACGAGCCACATTACAGGAAAAATGCGTTTGATGCAGGGGAGGATGGTCTTGGAAAAAATGCACATTCGCTTAAGAAG GGGTGTGACTGTCTGGGATCTATCAAGTATTTTGATGCCCATTTCACAAATTTCACTGGTGGAGTTGAAACTATTGAGAACTGTGTTTGCCTGCATGAAGAGGACCACGGAATTTTGTGGAAACATCAGGACTGGAGAACAGGATTAGCCGAAGTGCGAAGATCTAGGAGGCTAACTGTCTCTTTTCTATGTACTGTTGCTAACTACGAGTATGGGTTTTACTGGCACTTCTACCAG GATGGGAAAATCGAAGCTGAAGTAAAACTTACTGGTATCCTCAGTTTAGGAGCGCTGCAGCCAGGAGAAACTCGAAAGTACGGTACTACTATTGCTCCTGGCTTGTATGCACCAGTCCATCAACATTTCTTTATCGCTCGCATGGATATGTCTGTTGACTGTAAACCTGGTGAAGCTTTTAATCAG GTAGTTGAGGTGAATGCTAGAGTTGACGAGCCTGGTGAGAACAATGTCCACAACAATGCGTTTTATGCGGAGGAGAAGTTACTTAGATCAGAGGCAGAGGCAACGCGTGACTGTGACCCTTTTTCTGCTCGCCATTGGATT GTGAGGAACACGAGGACTGTGAACAGAACAGGCCAATTAACGGGATACAAACTTGTTCCTGGTTCAAATTGCTTGCCATTAGCTCGACCCGAGGCTAAGTTTCTAAGAAGAGCTGCTTTCCTGAAGCACAATCTCTGGGTTACCCGTTACGCCCCTGATGAGAAGTTTCCCGGAGGAGAATTCCCAAACCAAAACCCACGTGCTGGTGAAGGTCTTGCCACATGGGTGAAACAGAATCGTTCCTTGGAAGAATCTGACGTCGTTCTTTG GTACGTGTTTGGGATTATACATGTTCCTAGACTTGAAGATTGGCCGGTTATGCCCGTCGAACATATTGGTTTCACGCTAATG CCACATGGATTCTTCAACTGCTCACCGGCCGTAGATGTGCCACCGAATCCATGCGAATTGGAGACAAAGGACAGTGAAGTCAAAGAGGTTGTAGCACCGAAAGCTCTTCAGACTGGTTTACTTTCAAAGCTTTGA